From the genome of Arthrobacter sp. SLBN-122:
CCCGCCTGGAACGCGCTGCCCAAGGATTCGGCCGGCTTCACCAAGGACCTCGAAACCAAGTTTGCCTACAGCCCGGAAAAGGCCAAGAGCCTGCTCGCCGAGGCCGGCTACCCGAACGGGTTTGAATTCACCATCATCGCCGGCGCCCAGACCCAAACGGACCTGCAGGCCGTCCAGAAGGACCTCGCCGCCGTCGGCATCACCATGAACGTCAAAATGGCCGCCTCCACCGACGAAGCGTTCGCCGCCGTCGCCACCACGCCGCTGGGCTACGCGCCGCTGAACTGGGACAACCCGGTTGGCGTGATGTACGGGGCCATCCTCAACGGCTTCACCAACGTCCAGAAGGCCACCGACGACCAGCTGAGCGCCGCAACCGGCGAACTCGCCGCCGCCAAGGACGACGCCGCCGTCAAGGCAGCCGCCAGCAAGCTGAACACCCGCCTGGTGGAGTCCGGCTGGATGATCCCGCTCTACGAGGCGCTGACCAACCAGGGCTACAACACCAAGAAGGTGGCCCAGGTGAAGTTCGCCGGCACCAACGCCTACCCGCTCCTGTCGTCCTACACCCCGGCCAGCTAACACCTGTACCGTCCCGGCGGGCCCTCCCCAAACAGGAGGGCCCGCCGGGACTGTACCTGACCGATGGAGGTCACCATGGCACTATTCATCACTAAGCGCCTGCTGATGGCGCTGGCCACCGTGCTGGTGGTTGCGGTGCTGGCATTCCTGCTGGTGCACGCAATGCCGGGCAGTCCGGGGGCCGTTTCCCTCGGCGCCGGCGCCTCCCAGGAAGCCATCGACGAGGTCAACCAGAGGCTGGGCTGGAACGATCCGCTGTTCACCCAGTTCTTCAGCTGGCTCGGTTCAGCGGTCCAGGGCGACCTGGGCATCTCGCTCATCGATGGCCGCTCCGTCAGCGCCGACCTTGCCAGCCGCCTGCCGGTCACTGCCTCACTTGCCGCCGGAGCCACCGTCCTCAGCGCGGTCCTGGGCATCGCCCTGGGCGTCACCGCCGCCGTCCGCGGCGGCCTTCTGGACCAGGTGATCGGCGGCTTCGTCGGCCTCCTCGTTGCCCTGCCGGCGTTTTGGGTGGGCGTGATCTTCGTGTACCTGTTCGCCGTGCAGTCCTCCGTCTTCCCGGCCACCGGCTACGTGCCGTTCGAGGTCTCACCGCAGGACTGGGC
Proteins encoded in this window:
- a CDS encoding ABC transporter permease — its product is MEVTMALFITKRLLMALATVLVVAVLAFLLVHAMPGSPGAVSLGAGASQEAIDEVNQRLGWNDPLFTQFFSWLGSAVQGDLGISLIDGRSVSADLASRLPVTASLAAGATVLSAVLGIALGVTAAVRGGLLDQVIGGFVGLLVALPAFWVGVIFVYLFAVQSSVFPATGYVPFEVSPQDWALSLALPVITLAVGGAAFIARQTRASMLEALQQEHIRTLRATATPTWKILYVHALRYASLPIVAGIALQFIGLFGGSVIAEQLFAMPGLGQAVQTSVSTHDAPAVQGVVVIATVVVVAVNLVLELATKFLDPKLRAS